One Legionella lansingensis genomic region harbors:
- a CDS encoding DUF5996 family protein, whose amino-acid sequence MDGLQQFKYEPWPELPYKDFVPTAYLLHMGMQVIGKLKLTTPFEPQWANVPLWITSRGLTTGPIPYDTGIFSIDIDFIAHIIICTTSWQSMNEFKLHSMSVAEFTQSLFKLLSETGIKIEINLMPQEIASPIPFNKDTKQRTYSTTLANAWWRILVSSYRVMQRYHAKFNGKTPPIGLMWGTFDLRDARYQGVSVPTTGINAEYIRRNAMNETQIETGWWSGSVNYPRPAYYSFTYPQPNGIEQSQIKPAAARWDSSMGLFILDYDDVQKSQNPEEDLYMFLESTYKAGSELAQWEKELVGSGRPV is encoded by the coding sequence ATGGACGGACTACAACAATTTAAATATGAACCATGGCCTGAGCTACCTTATAAAGATTTTGTGCCAACAGCATATTTATTGCATATGGGCATGCAGGTTATTGGCAAATTAAAATTAACCACTCCATTTGAACCACAATGGGCAAATGTCCCGCTTTGGATAACCAGTCGTGGTCTCACAACGGGCCCGATTCCATATGACACAGGAATCTTTTCAATAGACATTGATTTCATTGCTCATATAATTATTTGCACTACCAGCTGGCAATCTATGAATGAATTTAAGTTGCACTCCATGTCTGTGGCTGAATTTACGCAATCATTGTTTAAGCTATTGTCTGAGACGGGTATAAAAATAGAAATAAATCTTATGCCACAGGAAATTGCCTCTCCCATCCCTTTTAATAAAGACACAAAACAACGGACTTACAGCACGACACTTGCTAACGCATGGTGGCGAATCTTAGTTAGTTCATATCGGGTTATGCAGCGATATCATGCGAAATTTAATGGTAAAACACCGCCTATTGGTTTGATGTGGGGCACTTTTGATTTGAGAGATGCGCGTTACCAGGGAGTTTCTGTTCCTACCACAGGAATCAATGCCGAATATATTCGTCGAAATGCAATGAATGAAACTCAGATTGAAACGGGATGGTGGAGTGGAAGTGTAAACTATCCTCGCCCGGCATATTATTCATTTACTTACCCACAACCAAACGGAATTGAGCAAAGTCAGATCAAACCTGCCGCCGCACGATGGGATAGTTCCATGGGTTTATTTATACTTGATTATGATGACGTCCAAAAATCTCAAAACCCCGAAGAAGACTTGTATATGTTTTTGGAATCCACCTATAAGGCAGGGTCAGAGCTTGCACAATGGGAAAAAGAACTTGTTGGTTCAGGAAGACCTGTCTAA
- a CDS encoding ankyrin repeat domain-containing protein, with translation MSKISEEARKAIQNLSNERLKNILLAHLTDDAQDQTQLFTKQHAYDRRFPDFERATYILPSGLTFDLLLNTVYVYAPTAVCHELTNALLECQDTEIVSFLSKSSQHHSDPRANEWVMETVMKYAPAESRAQIIQKVKTFTNEKNIIDSLFGDFYKRDFNHFIRLLNFADEAASLCLIETLSTLDKQVLFGLFQTSPFPATTHDALIDFFSTRPPEKLAFAALKLLFKFESGYLSRLVFGGGYFIGSSSNLLHSIFESQSENVVSEILLFLMQKLSEQEIKSLLMQKASNGSHNTPLELAFQRKDNMAVATTIAKAIYQVPNLKPLLSAVSVSQFYSAMHLAAQNNNTEVITFFVEHPDAPIDHTVYSQSRTMMDLAKEQGHQPTLNVFLALKIYHYIYQAVDKGPQYESWIKELLSQNPEIVHCRFSEQKTLLSHAASKGLASLVSLLLEMGALPEPDSRNLTPIDEALKSNFLQVLKAFTNSKINPEIIGEALVHSLAKITKPTPSYHDLGQALQQTSQSNTWATQIEDYCFQKNDCFIFLLFTIADLLSKTGEETLIQAVKTFVLESLQKLNGDATYLEANAIQLQLVVLLFSMTPCHFFSLLYSINLDDNGKKKLQLVLSRGLVQSAIFSRFTLEEHQLYYKFIRELSPQDDPLQSIAAIHFKYSPLFLLPAIILRELAASLPAESLLICNEQRLNPSLIVLTIEKLLEKDPVDEEKIKGLFAKLDNELQLFSKSASINQAEFQQMLNISCHPRVKTHIKKSLITNSSLKEKAKLLCTNYRKKTVIIGDGLLHDLLMEFASNSEWLSQNENHRAFIELLTTLTPADVQKIIGNLQNTLQPQRVILGTLAPVLIPSPTQNNLSFSNWIYNLENKRRRLAIAPLVHHLDSMQEQTRQLLALLDKENPTPLQTFLNKLAVTLDDLATKLFQTHLAKTGLVWNEDIADVLKKLELNFDTVKRALQNSSEVLDLRNKFPQEYSHFDNLISADNVHSLCHQITVILQQIDTDSNQFATNVVNKFATERDGSDVTPFFEPDPQVFSTEFTVTMATQCSKKTQIISQCEERILEGVLGNPDRAQLLPLLCERVQRYGSSSHKNLLLDKMPELLQTTSKQNWVKVNQQTNEILIVRENISLLLLDLQVLNLSTFELSELLTIFYETKEEILNQFVAFCSSPQLFDIRNIATYVLEAKRQQIPLDILKSQNPLAFGEDLSLWLQHKLEAIEKQAIHAMSYRVIEAGLLREREPVGSRLAALDSVIEEYHVSPSAKAFNLLISSYSNLLQANPSMESRSFLLSLSNLMKKMNVETINEAISQMPSPLVEHLVAHCLAGLNSDDPSHDHACRLLLTNFCQLQSTSNKQMLEQIKCQLGQQDLSLLGESSLVAIAQDILRANESDLMDMTFSGIWIQRLLTSPRFVAASNPQVIKALLDRYRLISLTLKQDEFDQLNHWLKTKLAFHEHHQQSMIRLEKSITVSDPKRREYFLQKRKRLLEFRADDSIRALLTQLEDQCIAEKQSNPEMAEAALDVLYTHYNNSLTSLRSDFLFKVADFIVGRVSRNKGDLEKAQDTLLKWLSYYLPHKNFEQTELTRKTHVTLHDAEGTQIGFLNEGNHAMTFIEDEPRSLLEVHGSYAGMPLYDDTRCLIGYLTSSGEVKRENLFQKETSALLIAKVPAEQLSKSPAALELLMTDVFTENTLGQLYANSEADKHAWIEEQISAHLTDTKKIIHKDNLVVIVQKHSANDTFSLLEKMKSKDNAAQLFEAILDDEVQRDELFDSKRQNAVFSFFAHNSIEQLLANYLLKYHTAPWFKNGLQLFANFAHTHSQPELLSNALTVLQKRTFIQKNITETTYDTILNSLIGSEACSKIIWNSFLNGRDDTTIDQIDSKLGENLSGFFWKHHCIPLIKSVNEQKDWSRSSQYRMLLLILAKQRKQIFQETELRYSEKFAWSSPELQQVSRFVSRHLRQPQNPDANLHMGNKLISQLLFRCANFGQVELFYDNKGRLDETIAGKIIERSYLDAIAARDYLPTAIRNTIDGIVSQFKSWFDDKHQENEQLRQLLKQNQALIDWKQLCQQSWNVSDSTTALPAISAYLLNYSGKPEALTRLVKDYFAAKPLRSDPKKRQAVSQVMAKFPQRDISSSLFLILEEIFTDHPQLLDRTMLTHMAKFYTYKYSKKEEKSPEMEIELIKHFGLQKKYQLVQQCCELLTGSKSNASYEQLLQKIQLEAKVEGQLSKYLSSWFFSVICFFKRWWHYGFGGEKKSSNLVNFCDAQTDYTHPVGHSEKIKTPVLSGQTIATQLETAKKLKALRERYSQFLKKYPPKETSNSKKLFHAKDEYNVPRNPIYGTKDKSTLTFFDNLPSNDNLGNNPSHFATTGIPEVFA, from the coding sequence ATGAGCAAGATTAGCGAGGAAGCTAGGAAAGCAATACAAAATTTAAGCAATGAACGTCTAAAAAATATCCTTCTTGCTCATCTTACAGATGATGCTCAAGATCAAACACAACTATTTACCAAGCAACACGCCTACGATAGACGTTTTCCAGATTTTGAGAGAGCAACCTACATCCTGCCTAGCGGTTTGACATTCGATCTTTTGCTAAATACGGTATATGTCTATGCACCAACTGCAGTTTGCCACGAATTAACGAACGCTCTTCTTGAATGTCAAGATACGGAAATTGTTAGTTTCCTATCTAAATCCAGTCAGCATCACAGTGATCCTAGAGCCAACGAATGGGTCATGGAAACAGTGATGAAATATGCTCCCGCAGAATCAAGAGCGCAAATCATACAAAAAGTGAAAACGTTCACGAATGAAAAAAACATCATAGATAGCCTTTTCGGAGATTTTTATAAGCGCGATTTTAATCATTTCATTCGTCTGTTAAATTTTGCGGATGAAGCAGCTTCTCTTTGTCTTATTGAGACCTTATCTACCCTTGATAAGCAGGTTTTATTTGGCCTTTTTCAAACATCCCCTTTCCCAGCTACGACTCATGATGCCTTAATCGATTTTTTTTCAACACGACCACCAGAAAAGCTAGCGTTCGCGGCTTTAAAATTGCTGTTTAAATTTGAGAGTGGTTATCTATCTAGATTGGTTTTTGGAGGTGGCTACTTCATTGGAAGTAGCAGCAATTTGCTGCATAGCATTTTTGAATCACAATCAGAGAACGTTGTTAGCGAAATTTTACTTTTTTTAATGCAAAAATTAAGCGAACAAGAAATCAAAAGCTTATTAATGCAAAAGGCAAGTAACGGCTCTCATAATACCCCTTTAGAGCTTGCCTTCCAACGCAAAGATAACATGGCGGTAGCAACAACAATAGCCAAAGCAATTTACCAAGTTCCTAATCTAAAGCCTCTACTGTCTGCTGTCTCCGTATCACAGTTTTATTCGGCTATGCACCTTGCAGCACAAAACAATAATACGGAGGTGATTACTTTTTTTGTTGAACACCCAGATGCCCCTATCGATCATACCGTTTATTCTCAATCCAGGACCATGATGGATCTCGCTAAAGAACAAGGCCATCAACCCACACTGAATGTCTTTCTGGCTTTAAAAATCTATCACTATATTTATCAGGCTGTGGATAAAGGCCCTCAATATGAAAGCTGGATTAAAGAGTTGCTCAGTCAAAACCCTGAAATTGTCCATTGTCGTTTCAGCGAGCAAAAAACACTTCTCTCCCATGCCGCGTCCAAAGGCCTTGCATCATTGGTCTCACTGCTATTGGAAATGGGGGCATTGCCAGAGCCAGATAGCAGAAACTTAACCCCAATTGACGAGGCACTAAAAAGCAATTTCTTGCAGGTCTTAAAAGCATTTACCAACTCGAAAATAAATCCTGAAATTATTGGTGAAGCACTCGTTCATTCACTTGCTAAAATAACTAAACCGACGCCCAGTTATCACGACCTAGGTCAAGCATTACAACAGACAAGCCAAAGTAACACCTGGGCAACTCAAATTGAAGATTATTGTTTTCAAAAAAATGACTGTTTTATTTTTCTGCTGTTTACGATAGCCGATTTATTATCAAAAACAGGCGAGGAAACACTGATTCAAGCTGTCAAAACCTTTGTTCTAGAAAGCTTACAAAAGCTAAACGGTGATGCGACCTATCTTGAGGCAAATGCAATCCAATTGCAGCTTGTCGTTTTACTTTTTTCCATGACGCCATGTCATTTTTTTTCATTGCTTTATTCTATAAATTTAGATGACAATGGCAAAAAAAAATTGCAATTGGTATTGTCTCGCGGATTAGTACAATCTGCTATTTTTTCTCGATTTACGCTTGAAGAACATCAGCTTTATTATAAATTTATCAGAGAATTAAGCCCGCAAGACGATCCTCTCCAAAGCATTGCTGCTATTCACTTTAAGTATTCACCATTATTCCTTCTACCAGCCATAATTCTCAGAGAACTAGCCGCATCCTTACCCGCTGAATCCTTATTGATTTGTAATGAACAACGACTTAACCCCTCGCTTATTGTTTTAACCATTGAAAAATTGCTGGAAAAAGATCCTGTTGATGAAGAAAAAATAAAAGGGCTATTTGCTAAGCTAGATAATGAATTGCAACTATTCAGTAAAAGCGCATCAATAAATCAAGCTGAGTTTCAGCAAATGCTAAATATCAGTTGTCATCCCAGGGTAAAAACACATATTAAAAAAAGTCTGATCACAAATAGTTCTCTCAAAGAAAAAGCAAAACTCCTCTGCACAAATTACAGAAAAAAAACCGTCATCATAGGTGATGGCTTATTGCATGACTTGCTTATGGAGTTCGCTAGCAATTCTGAATGGCTAAGCCAGAATGAAAATCATCGAGCTTTCATTGAACTTCTTACGACCTTAACGCCGGCGGATGTACAGAAGATAATTGGTAACCTACAGAATACACTACAGCCGCAGCGCGTGATTCTTGGCACATTAGCACCCGTTTTAATACCTTCCCCTACTCAAAACAACTTAAGCTTTTCCAATTGGATTTACAACCTTGAAAATAAAAGAAGACGGCTAGCAATCGCTCCTTTAGTCCACCATCTCGATTCTATGCAAGAACAAACCAGACAGTTACTTGCTCTCTTGGATAAAGAAAACCCCACGCCTCTGCAAACGTTCCTGAATAAATTAGCCGTCACTCTAGATGATTTGGCTACGAAATTATTTCAGACTCATCTTGCAAAAACCGGTCTGGTATGGAATGAAGATATTGCAGATGTCTTAAAAAAACTGGAACTAAATTTTGATACTGTTAAAAGAGCGTTGCAAAATAGCAGCGAGGTTTTGGATTTAAGAAATAAATTTCCACAAGAATATAGTCATTTTGACAACTTAATTTCTGCGGATAATGTCCATTCGCTTTGTCATCAAATCACTGTCATTCTGCAACAAATTGACACCGATAGTAATCAATTTGCAACAAACGTGGTCAATAAATTTGCAACCGAGCGAGATGGAAGTGATGTAACGCCATTTTTCGAACCTGATCCACAAGTATTTTCCACAGAGTTCACGGTCACCATGGCTACTCAATGCTCGAAAAAAACACAAATAATCAGTCAATGTGAGGAGCGTATTTTAGAGGGAGTTTTAGGCAATCCAGATCGCGCTCAGCTACTCCCACTACTTTGCGAGCGAGTGCAACGTTATGGCAGCTCTTCACATAAAAACCTTTTACTTGACAAGATGCCAGAGCTACTACAAACAACCTCCAAACAGAATTGGGTTAAAGTTAATCAACAGACCAATGAAATACTGATTGTAAGAGAGAACATTTCGCTTCTTTTATTAGATCTTCAAGTACTTAATCTTTCAACGTTTGAACTTAGTGAGTTATTGACCATTTTTTATGAGACCAAGGAAGAAATCCTTAATCAATTTGTAGCTTTTTGCTCTTCTCCCCAATTGTTTGATATTCGAAATATTGCAACGTATGTCTTGGAAGCAAAAAGGCAGCAAATTCCTTTGGACATCCTCAAATCGCAAAATCCACTTGCTTTCGGTGAAGATCTATCTCTATGGTTACAGCATAAACTGGAGGCCATAGAAAAACAGGCTATTCATGCCATGTCTTATAGAGTTATTGAAGCAGGATTGCTACGAGAACGTGAACCCGTTGGATCCCGTCTAGCTGCTTTGGATAGCGTCATTGAAGAGTATCATGTTAGTCCTAGTGCAAAAGCGTTCAACTTATTGATCTCCTCTTATTCTAATTTACTGCAAGCTAATCCCTCGATGGAAAGCCGTTCATTTCTCCTTTCTTTAAGCAACTTAATGAAAAAAATGAACGTCGAAACGATAAACGAAGCTATATCGCAAATGCCATCACCACTGGTAGAACATTTGGTTGCTCACTGTCTGGCGGGCTTAAACAGTGATGACCCTTCTCACGACCACGCTTGTAGACTGCTTTTGACTAATTTTTGCCAATTGCAATCCACCTCCAACAAACAAATGCTGGAACAAATTAAATGTCAGCTTGGCCAACAAGATTTAAGTCTCCTTGGTGAAAGTTCGCTGGTGGCAATTGCCCAAGATATTCTCAGAGCGAATGAGAGCGACCTCATGGACATGACCTTTAGTGGGATATGGATACAACGCCTGTTAACCTCGCCTCGTTTTGTAGCAGCTAGTAACCCACAGGTTATTAAGGCATTACTTGATCGTTATCGCCTTATTTCACTAACATTAAAACAAGATGAGTTTGACCAACTGAATCACTGGCTGAAAACAAAACTAGCCTTTCATGAACATCACCAGCAGAGCATGATCCGGCTTGAAAAATCGATCACGGTTAGCGATCCCAAGCGTCGAGAGTATTTCCTGCAAAAAAGAAAACGCCTTCTGGAGTTTCGTGCTGACGATAGTATCCGTGCTTTACTTACTCAATTGGAAGATCAGTGTATAGCGGAAAAACAAAGTAATCCTGAAATGGCTGAGGCTGCTTTGGATGTTCTATATACCCATTACAACAATAGTTTAACCAGCTTACGTTCCGATTTTCTCTTTAAGGTGGCGGATTTTATTGTTGGCCGTGTTTCTCGCAATAAAGGTGACCTGGAGAAAGCCCAAGATACGCTACTCAAATGGCTTTCCTATTATTTACCCCATAAAAATTTCGAGCAAACGGAGTTAACTCGAAAAACACATGTTACGCTCCATGATGCTGAAGGTACTCAAATTGGCTTTTTAAATGAGGGTAATCATGCCATGACGTTTATTGAAGATGAGCCCCGTTCACTCCTGGAGGTTCATGGCTCCTATGCTGGAATGCCACTTTATGATGATACTCGTTGTCTGATCGGATATTTGACCAGTTCTGGGGAAGTTAAGCGGGAAAATTTATTTCAGAAGGAAACCAGCGCCTTGTTAATCGCCAAAGTTCCTGCGGAGCAATTAAGCAAATCACCTGCCGCTCTTGAATTACTGATGACGGACGTTTTTACTGAAAATACCCTTGGGCAACTATACGCAAACAGTGAAGCTGATAAGCATGCTTGGATTGAAGAACAAATCTCTGCACACTTAACAGACACTAAAAAAATAATTCACAAAGACAACCTTGTGGTGATTGTGCAAAAACACTCTGCGAATGATACCTTTAGCCTGTTAGAAAAAATGAAATCAAAAGACAATGCGGCACAACTCTTTGAAGCGATATTAGATGATGAAGTCCAGCGCGATGAACTCTTTGATTCTAAACGACAAAACGCCGTGTTTTCATTTTTTGCACACAATAGTATTGAACAGCTTTTGGCTAATTATCTTTTAAAATATCATACTGCACCGTGGTTTAAGAATGGTTTGCAGTTATTTGCCAATTTTGCCCATACCCACTCACAGCCTGAATTACTAAGTAATGCCCTAACGGTACTTCAAAAGCGAACGTTTATACAGAAAAACATCACGGAAACCACTTATGATACCATCCTTAACAGCTTAATTGGTTCTGAAGCCTGCAGTAAAATCATATGGAACTCATTTCTTAATGGCCGTGACGACACCACAATTGATCAGATTGATTCTAAGTTAGGGGAAAATCTGAGTGGTTTTTTTTGGAAACACCATTGTATACCACTTATCAAAAGTGTGAATGAACAAAAAGATTGGTCGCGAAGCTCGCAGTATCGCATGCTTCTGCTTATCCTTGCCAAACAACGTAAGCAAATTTTTCAAGAGACCGAATTGCGTTATTCAGAAAAATTCGCCTGGTCCAGTCCTGAATTGCAGCAGGTAAGCCGTTTCGTTAGCCGCCATCTACGTCAACCCCAAAATCCCGATGCCAATCTGCACATGGGCAATAAGTTAATCAGTCAGCTGCTTTTCCGTTGCGCCAATTTTGGTCAAGTAGAATTGTTTTATGATAATAAAGGTCGGCTTGATGAGACTATCGCTGGGAAAATTATTGAACGTTCCTACCTTGATGCGATTGCTGCAAGAGATTATTTGCCAACAGCAATTAGAAATACCATTGACGGTATTGTTTCCCAGTTCAAAAGCTGGTTTGATGATAAACATCAAGAAAATGAACAATTAAGACAACTACTCAAACAAAATCAGGCGTTAATAGATTGGAAACAACTCTGTCAGCAAAGCTGGAATGTAAGCGACTCTACAACCGCTTTACCAGCAATTAGTGCTTATTTGCTGAACTATTCTGGTAAACCTGAGGCTTTAACACGATTGGTTAAGGACTATTTTGCAGCCAAGCCATTGCGAAGCGATCCGAAAAAACGCCAAGCTGTTTCCCAGGTCATGGCAAAATTCCCACAAAGGGATATAAGTAGTTCCCTATTTTTGATCCTTGAGGAAATTTTTACAGATCATCCGCAATTATTAGACCGCACGATGTTAACTCATATGGCTAAATTTTATACATATAAGTACAGTAAAAAAGAAGAGAAATCGCCAGAAATGGAAATTGAGCTGATAAAGCACTTTGGTTTGCAAAAAAAGTATCAGCTTGTGCAGCAATGTTGTGAATTATTAACTGGCTCCAAATCAAACGCATCGTATGAACAGCTCTTACAAAAAATACAACTTGAGGCTAAGGTAGAAGGACAATTAAGTAAATACTTAAGTTCTTGGTTTTTTAGTGTTATTTGTTTTTTCAAACGCTGGTGGCATTATGGTTTTGGTGGCGAAAAAAAATCCTCAAATTTGGTTAATTTCTGCGATGCACAGACCGATTATACCCACCCTGTTGGGCATTCAGAGAAAATTAAGACCCCAGTTCTTAGTGGACAGACCATAGCAACACAGTTAGAAACCGCTAAAAAGCTTAAAGCTCTTCGTGAACGGTATTCACAATTTCTTAAAAAATATCCACCGAAGGAAACCAGCAACTCTAAAAAACTCTTCCATGCTAAGGATGAATACAACGTTCCCAGAAACCCTATTTACGGAACAAAAGACAAAAGTACGCTCACCTTTTTTGACAACCTACCCAGCAACGATAACTTAGGCAACAATCCCTCTCATTTTGCAACAACGGGAATTCCTGAGGTTTTTGCTTAG